The following are encoded together in the Thermococcus sibiricus MM 739 genome:
- the truD gene encoding tRNA pseudouridine(13) synthase TruD encodes MDYKQFFSNFRYLSSSKGIGGKIKSKPEDFIVREVIPRSVFRSDQCLIYLIKKQNWETMAAIKEIAKRIGIDYKNVGFAGTKDRHAITYQYISICSENLESIKESIASLNIEGISLKFVGRGKPLKLGMLIGNHFQIILRGLEDPERALERTKKILKELKLKGGFPNYFGSQRFGERRVINHEVGKLLLKGDFEGAALKFLGEYTGDMTGDEARKDFLKTGDVEKALEEFPNFLRYERAMLYKYRETRSWKKAFAVLPRPIVRIFIHSYQSYLFNKALSRRIEEGLSLNEALSGDIVCQVKKGLPIRNKTFKVTERSLKFVNERVKRGEAMVTGPVFGFASRLADGPMGKIEREILDEEGIDLNGFKMKQLPILAEAGGRRELLIKPRGFKYKSSEEGLIFRFFLPKGVYATSVMREIMKDH; translated from the coding sequence ATGGATTATAAACAATTTTTTTCGAATTTCAGGTACTTAAGTTCATCTAAGGGGATAGGGGGAAAAATCAAATCTAAACCAGAGGATTTTATTGTTAGAGAGGTTATTCCGAGGAGTGTGTTTAGGAGTGACCAATGTCTGATATATCTTATTAAAAAACAAAATTGGGAAACAATGGCAGCAATAAAAGAGATTGCTAAGCGTATAGGGATTGATTATAAGAATGTAGGATTTGCAGGGACAAAAGATAGGCATGCTATAACTTATCAGTACATAAGCATATGCTCTGAGAATTTGGAGAGTATAAAAGAGAGTATCGCATCGTTAAATATTGAGGGAATTTCTTTGAAGTTTGTTGGACGTGGTAAACCATTAAAACTTGGTATGCTCATTGGGAATCATTTTCAAATCATTTTGAGAGGTTTAGAGGATCCAGAAAGGGCCCTAGAGAGAACTAAAAAGATTTTGAAAGAACTGAAACTTAAAGGGGGATTTCCAAACTATTTTGGTTCCCAACGCTTTGGTGAAAGGAGAGTTATTAATCATGAAGTTGGAAAGCTTTTACTAAAAGGAGACTTCGAAGGAGCAGCTTTGAAGTTTTTGGGCGAGTATACCGGTGACATGACGGGAGATGAAGCCCGTAAAGACTTCTTAAAAACCGGAGATGTGGAAAAAGCTTTAGAGGAATTTCCTAATTTTCTGAGATATGAGAGGGCAATGCTCTACAAGTACAGAGAAACTAGAAGCTGGAAAAAAGCCTTTGCGGTTCTTCCAAGGCCTATAGTTAGGATATTCATACACTCTTATCAGTCTTACCTATTTAATAAAGCCCTTTCTAGGAGGATTGAGGAGGGCTTATCTCTTAACGAGGCCCTTTCAGGGGATATAGTTTGTCAAGTGAAAAAAGGACTTCCAATCAGAAACAAGACCTTTAAAGTAACAGAGAGGTCTTTGAAATTTGTCAACGAGAGAGTTAAAAGAGGAGAAGCCATGGTGACTGGCCCAGTTTTTGGTTTTGCTTCAAGATTGGCCGATGGGCCAATGGGGAAAATAGAGAGGGAGATCCTAGATGAAGAAGGAATAGATTTAAACGGATTTAAAATGAAGCAACTACCGATCTTGGCCGAAGCTGGCGGTAGAAGGGAGCTTCTGATCAAACCTAGAGGGTTTAAGTATAAATCATCTGAAGAAGGCCTGATATTTAGATTTTTCCTCCCGAAGGGAGTTTACGCCACAAGTGTTATGAGGGAAATAATGAAAGACCATTAA
- a CDS encoding dihydroorotate dehydrogenase, which yields MGVDLSIDVFGIKFRNPIILASGPVGFGFELMPYLDFSNIGAITLKTVTLKPREGNPPPRLVDSHGGVINSIGLQNPGIEGFVEEIAPRLKELKTIKIGSIAGFSMDEWEILGEEMDKIKEIKIIEINLSCPNVKGKRRWAEDAKLTEKVVKIVRKLTGKPIIAKLAPDVTDIVEIAKTAVDAGADGLTIGNGAQAMRIDVETGLPILKLKTGGLGGPAVKPITLAKVFKTREALDVPIIGIGGIMNWQDAIEYAMAGASLLGLGTAVMVDPEAPVRIIEGIKAFLERKKIESFNKIIGVAHKGGLNVH from the coding sequence ATGGGAGTGGATTTAAGCATCGATGTATTTGGAATAAAGTTCAGGAATCCAATAATACTGGCTTCTGGACCTGTTGGATTTGGTTTTGAACTCATGCCCTATCTTGACTTTTCAAATATTGGTGCAATAACTTTGAAAACAGTTACTCTCAAGCCAAGAGAAGGAAATCCCCCTCCAAGACTGGTAGATTCACATGGGGGAGTTATTAACTCTATCGGACTCCAAAACCCCGGAATAGAAGGATTTGTAGAGGAAATTGCTCCACGCCTTAAGGAACTCAAAACCATCAAAATCGGGAGCATTGCGGGGTTTAGTATGGATGAATGGGAAATTTTAGGGGAAGAAATGGATAAAATAAAGGAAATCAAGATTATTGAGATCAACCTCTCATGTCCCAATGTTAAAGGAAAACGAAGGTGGGCAGAGGATGCAAAACTCACAGAGAAAGTCGTGAAAATTGTAAGAAAATTGACAGGCAAACCAATAATTGCAAAATTGGCACCAGATGTGACAGATATAGTAGAGATAGCAAAAACCGCAGTAGATGCTGGTGCAGATGGTCTAACTATAGGAAACGGGGCCCAAGCCATGAGAATAGACGTTGAAACTGGATTACCTATACTCAAGCTCAAAACGGGAGGTCTTGGCGGGCCTGCAGTAAAACCCATAACCCTTGCAAAAGTTTTCAAAACCAGAGAGGCCTTAGACGTTCCAATAATAGGAATTGGCGGTATCATGAACTGGCAAGATGCCATCGAGTATGCTATGGCGGGCGCATCGCTTCTAGGGCTGGGTACAGCAGTTATGGTTGATCCAGAAGCTCCTGTCAGAATCATAGAGGGAATTAAAGCATTTCTTGAGCGTAAAAAAATTGAAAGTTTTAATAAGATCATCGGGGTAGCACACAAAGGTGGCCTCAATGTTCATTAA
- a CDS encoding KH domain-containing protein, giving the protein MKAPICEVCLKTEDILCPADEKKLQDGVISELDVKISRMLYKLLGDADVEFKKAVEAGDLVVIMVGEGNVPLVIGKGGKNIKLLMRELGKRVRVIEGLEIKGTDEIKKLATDLLYPASVFGVNVVYAPSGQYYKVLVIRRDQQKLPAKHETLEDILSKIIGSDVKISFI; this is encoded by the coding sequence ATGAAAGCGCCAATCTGTGAGGTGTGTTTAAAAACAGAGGATATTTTGTGCCCGGCGGATGAAAAGAAACTTCAAGATGGTGTGATTTCTGAGCTGGATGTTAAAATTTCGAGGATGCTTTACAAGCTCCTAGGCGATGCTGATGTAGAGTTCAAGAAAGCCGTCGAAGCCGGAGACCTGGTAGTCATAATGGTTGGGGAAGGGAATGTTCCGCTTGTAATTGGTAAGGGTGGTAAAAACATCAAGCTCCTTATGAGGGAGCTTGGCAAGAGAGTGAGAGTAATTGAAGGCTTGGAAATAAAAGGGACAGATGAAATCAAAAAACTTGCTACTGATCTCTTGTATCCAGCAAGTGTTTTTGGGGTTAACGTCGTATACGCACCAAGTGGCCAATATTACAAAGTCTTGGTAATTAGAAGGGATCAACAAAAGCTTCCTGCAAAACATGAAACTCTGGAGGACATTCTTTCCAAAATAATTGGTTCGGATGTAAAGATATCTTTTATTTAA
- a CDS encoding HAD family hydrolase, protein MKAVFFDIDGTLLTEKPLIMLLLPQVYDKLSKKFGISKGDARLRFLREISERKNTYEWHDWDFFFESFGIDFKYENLIKTYPHKIQVFPDVIPTLEWLRGEGYKLGVITSGPEYQRLKLRIAKLDRYFDVVVTREDVKTVKPDPKIFLYACEKVGVEPKESIMIGDDLNQDVYGPRNVGMLPIWINREGTEDYNFADFEIRSLHQLRSILGGFRDERDI, encoded by the coding sequence ATGAAAGCTGTTTTTTTCGATATAGATGGAACCCTTCTGACAGAAAAGCCCTTAATAATGCTCCTTCTTCCCCAAGTATATGATAAGCTATCAAAAAAGTTCGGGATTTCTAAAGGCGACGCCCGATTAAGATTTCTTAGAGAAATATCTGAAAGAAAAAACACTTACGAATGGCATGATTGGGATTTCTTTTTTGAGAGTTTTGGGATTGATTTTAAATATGAGAATTTAATAAAGACATATCCACACAAGATTCAAGTATTTCCCGATGTGATTCCCACTTTAGAGTGGCTGAGAGGGGAGGGATATAAATTAGGAGTAATAACCAGTGGCCCCGAATATCAGAGATTAAAACTTCGAATAGCTAAGTTGGACAGGTACTTTGACGTGGTTGTGACGAGGGAAGATGTAAAAACTGTGAAACCTGATCCTAAGATATTTTTATATGCATGTGAGAAGGTAGGAGTAGAACCAAAAGAAAGTATAATGATAGGAGATGACTTAAATCAAGACGTTTATGGCCCTAGAAATGTAGGTATGCTACCAATTTGGATAAACCGGGAAGGAACGGAGGATTATAACTTTGCTGACTTTGAGATTAGAAGCCTTCATCAACTTAGAAGTATCTTAGGGGGGTTTAGAGATGAAAGAGATATTTAA
- a CDS encoding HD domain-containing protein, whose product MRIEDYITDEISLKLIKKAEEFARNFFEREGTHGFSHVKRVFNLCMHIGKAEGADLEVLALAAFLHDVARPLEDKGIVEDHAKEGAKIAYRFLTSLKYSKVDEVVHAIEAHRFSRPPDPRTLEAKILSDADKLDAIGAIGVARVFMYSGEHGRDIEFSIKHFEEKILKLRYLMYTHTAKKLAEGRNKFVEEFIDRLVREIEGEL is encoded by the coding sequence ATGAGGATTGAAGATTACATAACTGATGAAATTAGCCTAAAACTTATTAAAAAAGCAGAGGAGTTTGCTAGAAATTTTTTTGAACGAGAGGGAACCCATGGATTTTCACATGTAAAGAGGGTCTTCAACCTTTGTATGCATATTGGTAAGGCTGAGGGGGCGGATTTAGAAGTTTTAGCATTAGCGGCTTTTCTTCATGATGTTGCAAGGCCCTTGGAGGACAAAGGAATCGTTGAGGACCATGCTAAAGAGGGTGCAAAAATTGCCTACAGATTTTTGACTTCGCTCAAGTATTCCAAAGTAGACGAAGTGGTTCATGCAATAGAGGCCCACAGGTTTTCAAGGCCACCAGACCCAAGAACACTTGAAGCAAAGATTCTCAGCGACGCTGATAAGCTTGATGCAATAGGAGCTATTGGGGTTGCAAGGGTTTTCATGTACTCTGGAGAGCATGGGAGAGATATAGAGTTTTCAATTAAACATTTTGAAGAAAAAATTCTGAAACTTAGATATTTGATGTATACACATACGGCTAAAAAGCTTGCCGAGGGAAGAAACAAATTTGTAGAAGAGTTTATTGACAGACTGGTAAGGGAGATTGAGGGAGAGCTTTAG
- a CDS encoding COG1361 family protein, with translation MKKLPLIMMGLLILSFMPYVESASVGKASIDQIMLGLGESVTFGDYKIQFADVDQAWSQALIKVYAKDGSVVASKVLPTGYSLPVPDNQNTLFSVRLSWILASNQKILISLGSDLELVEGDVQINKNNAYSLPYKFNDVVIPAIKVKVTNTYENKADVQITLPYETVTATIFEGDYYAVPYKLTTDFQYSPYLYLYLKNATTSYAVFDVYLPKYPTTVFQLSGGGTGGTTPTEPIVEPTKLVYNTLPELYKGEELLIHVNGTKYKLLLGKVEGKIISEDLVEYSAYFTLFRGDGSNEPLETFKVSAGGSYLVKGIPIRVKIPVGGINLDYNKTKLELYVPEDVEVEFPKREANLMINFRINSDKILINEDLVVMVDVENRGRGAAIAANVELKFPESGFKPYSGTWSVDVIDPFKKLPTIIYILRATEIGTYEIGPVNVSYYNPNDELTDSPSSMSSNQLKVTVYAIPKLSVMGEAFNGTWSTYVHTQEKTAKLKFTISAEGKDPKYEFIKNATLQLIIPDTLDGETKLYVGDIKAGETKTLESDESDYAILKASNSIISAKLVYQDPVGNWHEENFENLVVVNSLPPAVEIKEVKVYPEPEELPSYVNTTLANLDNESKVELAEALKNISVSYLPPETGVNWWPIIAILFILVSAVLGYNYVGLKAKYDKALKELGRKKRRPGGLPKKEEPQVLKVEETETTETKEEQQL, from the coding sequence ATGAAAAAATTACCTCTGATTATGATGGGGTTGTTGATTTTATCATTTATGCCCTATGTGGAATCAGCTAGTGTTGGAAAAGCTAGTATTGATCAAATAATGCTTGGTTTAGGGGAATCAGTGACTTTTGGAGATTATAAGATCCAATTTGCCGATGTTGATCAAGCGTGGAGTCAGGCTTTAATAAAAGTGTATGCCAAGGATGGAAGTGTTGTGGCTAGTAAAGTACTTCCAACGGGTTATTCCCTCCCAGTTCCAGACAATCAAAACACTCTATTTTCAGTTAGACTTTCATGGATATTGGCAAGCAACCAGAAGATTTTAATCTCACTGGGGTCTGATCTTGAATTAGTCGAAGGCGATGTACAGATTAACAAAAATAATGCATATAGCCTGCCCTACAAGTTTAACGATGTGGTAATCCCTGCTATAAAGGTGAAGGTCACAAACACATATGAAAATAAAGCAGATGTTCAAATAACACTACCATATGAAACCGTAACTGCTACGATTTTTGAAGGTGATTATTATGCGGTCCCGTATAAGTTAACCACTGACTTTCAATACTCGCCCTACTTATATCTCTACCTAAAAAATGCAACCACAAGCTATGCAGTTTTTGATGTTTATCTTCCAAAGTATCCAACAACAGTTTTCCAATTGAGTGGGGGAGGCACTGGTGGCACTACACCAACAGAACCGATAGTTGAACCGACAAAACTTGTGTACAATACTCTTCCTGAACTTTATAAAGGAGAGGAGCTTTTAATCCATGTTAATGGAACAAAATATAAATTACTTCTTGGCAAAGTTGAAGGGAAAATTATTTCTGAGGATCTTGTTGAATACTCTGCATACTTTACTTTGTTTAGAGGAGATGGCTCAAATGAACCATTAGAAACATTTAAGGTGTCTGCTGGAGGCAGTTATCTCGTAAAAGGAATTCCAATTAGAGTAAAGATTCCAGTAGGTGGTATCAATTTAGATTATAACAAAACGAAGTTAGAGTTGTATGTTCCAGAAGATGTAGAAGTGGAGTTTCCTAAAAGGGAAGCAAATCTAATGATTAATTTTAGGATTAACTCTGATAAGATCTTGATAAACGAAGATCTAGTGGTCATGGTGGATGTGGAGAATAGAGGTAGAGGGGCAGCTATTGCAGCTAATGTTGAGTTGAAGTTTCCCGAATCGGGATTTAAGCCTTATAGCGGAACTTGGTCAGTTGATGTGATAGACCCATTTAAGAAATTGCCTACAATAATCTATATATTAAGAGCTACAGAAATTGGGACTTATGAGATTGGTCCAGTTAATGTGAGTTATTACAATCCCAATGATGAACTAACAGATAGTCCATCATCAATGTCCTCTAACCAATTGAAAGTGACAGTCTATGCAATTCCAAAGCTTTCTGTAATGGGAGAAGCCTTCAACGGAACTTGGAGTACTTATGTGCACACTCAAGAAAAAACTGCCAAATTAAAATTCACGATTTCTGCGGAAGGCAAAGATCCAAAGTATGAATTTATTAAAAATGCTACCCTCCAACTGATAATCCCTGATACTCTTGATGGAGAGACAAAACTTTACGTTGGAGATATCAAGGCAGGGGAAACGAAGACTCTTGAAAGTGATGAAAGTGATTATGCAATACTAAAAGCTAGCAATTCTATAATAAGTGCAAAACTCGTATATCAAGATCCCGTAGGAAACTGGCATGAAGAGAACTTTGAAAACCTTGTTGTAGTTAACTCACTTCCACCTGCAGTGGAAATCAAGGAAGTGAAAGTTTATCCAGAACCAGAAGAATTGCCATCCTATGTAAATACAACACTTGCTAACTTAGACAATGAAAGCAAGGTTGAACTCGCCGAGGCCCTAAAGAACATAAGTGTTTCATACCTACCACCCGAAACTGGTGTCAACTGGTGGCCAATCATTGCAATCCTCTTCATTTTAGTATCAGCAGTTTTAGGGTACAATTATGTGGGTCTAAAAGCAAAATACGATAAAGCCCTTAAAGAACTTGGAAGGAAGAAGAGGAGACCAGGAGGACTCCCAAAGAAAGAAGAACCCCAAGTACTAAAAGTCGAAGAGACAGAAACTACTGAAACCAAAGAAGAACAACAACTTTGA
- a CDS encoding phosphoglycolate phosphatase, with product MIKAISIDIDGTITYPNRRLQENAVEAIRLAENLGIPVMLVTGNSACFAYAATILIGTTGPFIAEDGGVIGDKSNNRIFLGDMGDSMILWSELKKRYPNAEMSDTMKYGERRAGLVIKRTVPVEVVRGIIEELNLDLIAVDSGYAIHVKQPHVNKGEGIRNACQKLGITPEQVAHIGDGENDLDAFKVVGYRVAVAQAPEVLKREADHVTTKPYGDGGAEGIIHILKKFGYLEI from the coding sequence ATGATTAAGGCAATTTCAATAGATATAGATGGGACAATAACATATCCAAATAGGAGATTACAGGAAAATGCAGTAGAAGCTATAAGATTAGCAGAAAACCTTGGAATTCCTGTCATGCTTGTTACTGGAAATAGTGCATGTTTTGCTTATGCTGCCACCATTTTGATAGGTACTACCGGCCCATTCATCGCTGAAGATGGAGGAGTAATAGGAGATAAAAGCAACAATCGTATCTTTTTGGGTGATATGGGGGATTCAATGATTTTGTGGAGTGAGCTAAAAAAGCGTTATCCCAATGCTGAGATGAGTGATACAATGAAATATGGGGAGAGACGGGCAGGCTTAGTAATAAAAAGAACAGTGCCAGTGGAAGTGGTTAGGGGAATAATTGAGGAGTTAAATTTGGATTTGATTGCTGTGGATAGTGGATACGCGATCCACGTAAAGCAGCCTCACGTTAACAAAGGTGAAGGAATAAGAAATGCATGTCAGAAACTTGGAATAACTCCTGAACAAGTTGCACATATTGGAGATGGGGAAAATGATCTTGATGCGTTTAAAGTGGTTGGGTATAGGGTTGCAGTGGCTCAGGCCCCTGAAGTTTTAAAAAGAGAAGCAGACCATGTCACGACTAAACCCTACGGAGATGGAGGAGCTGAAGGGATTATTCATATTCTAAAAAAATTTGGATACTTAGAGATCTAA
- the pth2 gene encoding peptidyl-tRNA hydrolase Pth2, translating to MFKYKQVMIVRSDLKLSKGKLAVQVAHGAVTAAFKAYKEKPEWFKGWFNEGQKKVVVKAESERELFELKAEAEKLGIPNSLIRDAGLTEIPPGTITCLAIGPGPEEIVNKITGNLKLV from the coding sequence ATGTTCAAGTATAAACAGGTCATGATAGTTAGGAGTGATTTAAAACTTAGTAAGGGAAAACTGGCTGTCCAGGTAGCTCATGGTGCAGTGACAGCAGCATTTAAAGCATACAAAGAAAAACCTGAATGGTTTAAAGGATGGTTCAATGAAGGCCAGAAAAAGGTCGTAGTTAAAGCGGAGAGTGAACGTGAGTTATTTGAACTAAAGGCAGAAGCAGAAAAACTTGGGATTCCTAATTCGTTAATAAGGGACGCTGGGTTGACGGAAATCCCTCCAGGGACGATAACATGCCTAGCGATAGGTCCGGGGCCAGAAGAAATTGTTAATAAGATCACTGGGAATCTAAAACTTGTGTGA
- a CDS encoding DUF4392 domain-containing protein, which yields MIGHLINTDIYGRDILKVYLEYREKNFNFLEKAKNLFIENLDNVLIVTCFPIPPMQIAETDGPPGAVALYRAIERLGGRAEILTCEKISSALRGFKINFAKKPRVNQYSLLISVETPGRAKDGKYYSMSGLEIEMSPFDELFFQAKELGVPTIGIGDGGNEIGMGNIAEIVKKYVKFGDKITSIVKVDELILSAVSNWGAYGLIAQASLEVGKNLLRDWDEEKVLRALVSEGVIDGVIKKPQLSVDGIPLEVHKRFLNLLNSIIESKIR from the coding sequence ATGATCGGGCATTTGATTAATACTGATATCTATGGTAGGGATATCTTAAAAGTATATTTAGAGTACAGAGAGAAAAATTTCAATTTTTTGGAAAAGGCCAAGAACCTTTTCATAGAAAATCTTGATAATGTTCTTATTGTAACATGCTTTCCAATACCCCCGATGCAAATAGCAGAAACTGATGGTCCACCAGGAGCTGTGGCTTTATATAGGGCTATTGAGAGACTTGGGGGGAGAGCGGAGATACTAACATGTGAAAAAATAAGTTCTGCCCTTAGAGGATTTAAAATCAATTTTGCAAAGAAACCACGAGTTAATCAATATTCTTTGTTAATAAGTGTTGAAACACCAGGGAGAGCAAAAGATGGCAAGTATTATTCCATGAGCGGGTTAGAAATTGAAATGTCACCATTTGATGAGTTATTCTTCCAGGCTAAGGAACTTGGGGTTCCCACAATTGGTATCGGAGACGGAGGGAATGAGATAGGGATGGGGAATATTGCGGAGATCGTGAAGAAGTACGTTAAATTTGGGGATAAAATAACCAGCATTGTAAAGGTTGATGAGTTAATACTCTCAGCAGTCTCTAATTGGGGGGCTTATGGTCTGATTGCTCAAGCTTCCCTTGAAGTTGGAAAAAATCTCCTGAGAGATTGGGACGAAGAAAAGGTTCTAAGAGCTTTAGTCTCTGAGGGGGTTATAGATGGCGTCATTAAAAAACCTCAGCTTAGTGTTGATGGCATTCCACTTGAGGTTCACAAAAGGTTCCTAAACCTGCTTAATTCAATAATAGAAAGTAAAATTAGGTGA
- the pyrF gene encoding orotidine-5'-phosphate decarboxylase, with translation MFINKYRKSREKNNSILVVGLDSDIDKIPKRFKDILEFNEHIVHETADLVCAYKINIAFYEKLGWKGYKVMEETIELIKQKTNVPIILDAKRGDIGNTAKAYAEAYFEKLKVDSVTVNPYMGRDAIIPFLKKGHAFILLLTSNKSANEIEVPVYSRVLELSKELELAYPKKVGIVVGATKEEFIEGISKKSGHLSWLIPGIGAQGGNPEILRDLKGKDVMVNVSRAIIFAEDIKKSAEKFKDLLDKYYFG, from the coding sequence ATGTTCATTAATAAATATAGAAAATCCCGAGAAAAAAACAACTCAATCCTAGTGGTGGGACTAGATAGTGATATAGATAAGATTCCTAAGAGATTCAAGGATATTTTGGAATTCAATGAACATATTGTGCATGAAACTGCAGATCTTGTTTGTGCCTATAAGATCAACATTGCATTTTATGAGAAACTTGGATGGAAGGGATACAAAGTCATGGAAGAAACCATAGAACTGATAAAACAAAAAACTAACGTGCCCATAATCTTAGATGCCAAAAGAGGAGACATAGGGAACACCGCAAAGGCCTATGCAGAAGCATATTTTGAGAAACTAAAGGTAGACTCTGTAACTGTTAATCCCTACATGGGTAGAGATGCTATAATTCCCTTTTTAAAAAAAGGACATGCTTTTATTCTTCTTTTAACAAGCAACAAATCGGCTAATGAAATTGAAGTGCCAGTGTATTCTCGGGTTCTTGAACTTTCGAAGGAACTTGAACTCGCATACCCTAAAAAAGTTGGTATCGTAGTTGGGGCCACAAAAGAGGAGTTTATAGAGGGGATATCCAAAAAAAGTGGGCACCTTTCGTGGTTAATCCCCGGAATCGGGGCCCAAGGAGGGAATCCAGAGATTCTTAGGGACTTAAAAGGCAAAGATGTTATGGTAAATGTCTCACGAGCAATTATTTTTGCTGAAGACATTAAAAAAAGCGCAGAAAAATTCAAGGATCTCTTAGATAAATACTATTTCGGTTAG
- the aspS gene encoding aspartate--tRNA(Asn) ligase: protein MYRTHYSGQITEELNNQKIRVAGWVHEVKDLGGIKFLWIRDREGIVQVTAPKKKVSEEVFNLIPSLHNEDVVSVEGIVNFTPKARLGFELIPEKIILLSKAETPLPLDPTGKVKAELDTRLDNRFMDLRRPEIMAIFKIRSSTFRAVRDFFHNEGFVEIHTPKIIATATEGGTELFPMKYFEKDAFLAQSPQLYKQIMMASGLDRVFEIAPIFRAEEHNTTRHLNEAWSIDGEMAFIEDEDEVMKLLEHLITYAVNYVRENNEKELQTLGFELEEPKLPFRRVTYTEALEILRDLGKEISWGEDIDTEGEKLLGQYIKENYDEDLYFIYQYPSSAKPFYIMRYDNKPEISRSFDLEYRGIEITSGGQREHRYEKLKAQIAEQGLNVESFDFYLKAFRYGMPPHGGFGLGAERLIKQMLNLGNIREVMLFPRDRRRLEP from the coding sequence ATGTATAGAACGCACTATTCGGGCCAAATAACTGAGGAGTTAAATAATCAAAAGATAAGAGTTGCAGGATGGGTGCATGAAGTTAAGGATTTAGGCGGAATAAAATTTCTGTGGATACGGGACAGAGAGGGAATAGTTCAAGTAACCGCCCCAAAGAAAAAAGTCTCTGAGGAAGTTTTCAACCTCATCCCAAGTCTTCACAATGAGGATGTGGTATCTGTTGAAGGAATTGTCAACTTCACACCTAAGGCCAGATTAGGATTTGAACTTATACCGGAGAAAATAATACTCCTTTCGAAAGCCGAAACACCACTCCCCTTAGATCCCACAGGGAAGGTTAAAGCTGAACTGGATACAAGGCTTGATAACCGTTTTATGGATCTTAGAAGGCCTGAAATCATGGCAATATTTAAGATTCGTTCAAGTACTTTCAGAGCAGTTAGAGATTTCTTTCACAATGAAGGGTTTGTGGAAATCCATACACCCAAAATAATCGCTACAGCTACAGAGGGTGGAACTGAACTTTTCCCCATGAAGTATTTTGAAAAAGATGCATTTTTGGCTCAATCTCCCCAGCTTTATAAACAAATTATGATGGCCTCGGGGTTGGACAGAGTATTTGAGATAGCCCCAATATTCAGAGCTGAGGAACACAACACAACTAGACATCTAAATGAGGCTTGGAGTATTGATGGAGAAATGGCTTTTATAGAAGATGAAGATGAAGTAATGAAGCTTCTTGAACATCTTATAACTTATGCAGTCAATTATGTCCGAGAGAATAATGAAAAAGAACTTCAAACTCTCGGTTTTGAACTTGAAGAACCAAAACTTCCCTTTAGACGTGTTACATACACTGAAGCTCTGGAGATTTTGAGAGATCTTGGAAAAGAGATCTCTTGGGGGGAGGATATAGATACTGAAGGAGAAAAGCTCCTCGGCCAGTATATCAAAGAAAATTATGATGAGGATCTTTACTTTATATATCAGTATCCAAGCAGTGCAAAGCCCTTCTACATAATGAGGTATGACAACAAACCAGAAATCTCGAGGTCATTTGATCTTGAATACAGAGGGATAGAAATAACATCTGGAGGTCAAAGGGAGCACCGTTATGAGAAACTTAAGGCACAAATAGCAGAACAGGGATTAAATGTGGAAAGTTTCGACTTCTACCTAAAAGCATTCCGTTATGGTATGCCGCCGCATGGAGGTTTTGGTCTAGGGGCTGAGAGGCTCATCAAGCAGATGTTGAACTTGGGTAATATCCGAGAAGTTATGTTATTCCCAAGAGACAGAAGAAGGTTGGAACCATAA